The DNA window ACCTGCATCGAAGACCAGCATACTGTTCGCAGGTGCGAACTTGAACAAACGCTTCAACAGTAAATTTGGGGCAGTGGATGGTCGACCCAATTCTCCTGTCAACGAATACAGGGCCCCGGTCGTTATGGACCCGGAGATGCCCCTGGACCAACCTTCCGGATTCCAGGGGAGGGTCTGTGTTCAATCCCTACAGGGTAGTAAACAATACAACGATATCATTGAAATCAATCCGGCCGTTTCTGTCGAAGTCGAATGCAGTGACCGGCTCGTAATCTGCGATCCAGTCCATCTGGTTGAAGAAGAGGACCACGTCATTGAAGTCGAAAACACCGTTGCCGTCGAGATCCTCGTAGAGCCCGTCATGGTTGAGGTCCTGAGGAGTGTTGACCGAGGGGGATATCGACGGCATCGGGACGACGGCGACCGAGACCTGGTGCGTACTGCTGTACCCGGCCGCAGTGAACGCCTGCAATGCTACCGAATAGGTACCCGCAGTCGTATAGGTGTGCGATGGGTTCTGGAGTGTTGATCCTGCGGGCTGGAACCGCCAGGTATCGTTCTGGCCTCCACCCCCCATCACCACAATGCTGCCATCCGTCATCGCCACACAGCCTAAACGGGCCCGTGGCGACCACGCGGCATCCGGCAACTGCGTCCAGGTTGCACCGTCATCGATCGACCGCCACACATCATTCCAACCGACGGGCCCATCACCGCCCATCAGCACAATGCTCCCGTCCGGCATCGCGACGCATCCATGCCATCTCCTCTCCTCCCAACTGGCACTCGGGGTCATCTCAGTCCAGGTGAGACCCCCATCGGTCGACCGCCACACATCATTCTTCCAGGTGCCATCTAATTCGACGCCGGTCGTGAGTACGATGCTGCTGTCCCGCGTCACGACGACGGTGAAACAGGATCTCGGCGACCACGCGGCAT is part of the Methanosphaerula palustris E1-9c genome and encodes:
- a CDS encoding Kelch repeat-containing protein produces the protein MNDHQTLVPARTVYLLIAALLLLVGTASAAAPIAAFTSTPAFGTVPLTVNFTDTSTGSPTGWAWFFGDETYTQPWIEQNTSSGWSKRGYIRSVAMPDGSIVLMGGYGNSTYLNDTWRSTDNGKTWTEQNPSSGWSGRAEQSCVAMPDGSIVLMGGYGNGTFLNDTWRSTDNGRTWTEQNSSSGWSGRIEQSSVAMLDGSIILMGGYDGNSNQNDVWRSTDFGVTWTQLPDAAWSPRSCFTVVVTRDSSIVLTTGVELDGTWKNDVWRSTDGGLTWTEMTPSASWEERRWHGCVAMPDGSIVLMGGDGPVGWNDVWRSIDDGATWTQLPDAAWSPRARLGCVAMTDGSIVVMGGGGQNDTWRFQPAGSTLQNPSHTYTTAGTYSVALQAFTAAGYSSTHQVSVAVVPMPSISPSVNTPQDLNHDGLYEDLDGNGVFDFNDVVLFFNQMDWIADYEPVTAFDFDRNGRIDFNDIVVLFTTL